The proteins below are encoded in one region of Micromonospora sp. DSM 45708:
- a CDS encoding crotonase/enoyl-CoA hydratase family protein, with product MGVRVEHADGVTTVILDRPEARNAVDGPTARALADAFRAFDADPDAAVAVLWGAGGTFCSGADLKAIGTARGNRVEAEGDGPMGPTRMRLSKPVIAAISGYAVAGGLELALWCDLRVAESDATLGVFCRRWGVPLIDGGTVRLPRLIGESRAMDLILTGRPVPADEAYAMGLVNRLVAPGTARAEAERLAAGIARHPQTCLRNDRAALLDGAGRPEPEALAVELAHGMESLAVDGVRGAGRFAAGAGRHGAPAG from the coding sequence ATGGGGGTACGCGTCGAGCACGCCGACGGCGTGACCACGGTGATCCTGGACCGGCCGGAGGCCCGCAACGCGGTGGACGGGCCGACCGCCCGCGCACTGGCCGACGCGTTCCGCGCGTTCGACGCCGACCCGGACGCGGCGGTCGCCGTGCTCTGGGGCGCGGGCGGCACGTTCTGCTCGGGTGCCGACCTCAAGGCGATCGGCACGGCGCGCGGCAACCGGGTCGAGGCCGAGGGCGACGGCCCGATGGGCCCGACCCGGATGCGCCTGTCCAAGCCGGTCATCGCCGCGATCTCCGGGTACGCGGTGGCCGGCGGCCTGGAGCTGGCGCTCTGGTGTGATCTGCGGGTCGCCGAGTCGGACGCGACACTCGGCGTGTTCTGCCGGCGGTGGGGGGTGCCGCTGATCGACGGCGGGACGGTGCGGCTGCCCCGGCTGATCGGGGAGAGCCGGGCGATGGACCTGATCCTCACCGGCCGGCCGGTGCCGGCCGACGAGGCGTACGCGATGGGGTTGGTGAACCGGCTGGTCGCGCCCGGCACGGCCCGCGCGGAGGCCGAGCGGCTGGCCGCCGGGATCGCCCGGCACCCGCAGACCTGCCTGCGCAACGACCGGGCGGCGCTGCTCGACGGCGCCGGCCGGCCCGAGCCGGAGGCGCTCGCCGTGGAGCTGGCCCACGGCATGGAGTCGCTCGCGGTCGACGGGGTGCGCGGCGCCGGCCGGTTCGCCGCCGGTGCCGGCCGGCACGGTGCGCCGGCCGGCTGA